From Leifsonia sp. fls2-241-R2A-40a, one genomic window encodes:
- a CDS encoding glycoside hydrolase family 3 N-terminal domain-containing protein has product MRAARRWTAAAVAVALSATLAGCVGAAPAHPLGGDAGTRPGTPAARSATQKPTATPTPTVDPVVAYAKQRLANQTLRQKVAGLFMFHLPGTDPAALRGYVDRYGLGGMILMGDNIPGTPAALAAQTATMKASDPGLPPLIGVDEEGGDVTRLGWDDQPGADTLRSQQPAATQAAFARRAQLLQDAGISVNFGTVADVTADPSSFIADRVLGTEPGGASARVAASVTGERGTVFSTLKHFPGHGETEADSHHAVPATPVSKADWGTRDAPSFQAGISAGAELVMFGHLAYTQVDAAPASLSPAWHRILTDELGFHGVSITDDLRMLQDTGLPQYQDPGENAVQAIAAGNTMVLDVLPAGGDPDALIDAIVAAVQQGRIPASQIDADALKLLELRRSLAPKE; this is encoded by the coding sequence ATGCGCGCAGCCCGACGCTGGACCGCCGCGGCGGTCGCCGTGGCGCTCTCGGCGACCCTGGCCGGCTGTGTCGGAGCGGCGCCCGCGCATCCGCTCGGCGGTGATGCGGGGACGCGGCCCGGGACCCCTGCGGCCCGGTCGGCGACGCAGAAGCCGACTGCGACGCCGACGCCGACCGTCGACCCGGTCGTCGCGTACGCGAAGCAGCGGCTCGCCAATCAGACGTTGCGGCAGAAGGTCGCCGGGCTGTTCATGTTCCATCTGCCCGGCACCGACCCGGCAGCGCTGCGCGGCTACGTCGACCGGTACGGGCTGGGCGGGATGATCCTGATGGGCGACAACATCCCCGGCACCCCCGCCGCCCTCGCGGCGCAGACCGCGACGATGAAGGCGTCCGACCCGGGGCTTCCTCCGCTGATCGGAGTCGACGAGGAGGGTGGAGACGTCACCCGGCTCGGCTGGGACGACCAGCCCGGCGCCGACACGCTGCGCTCCCAGCAGCCCGCCGCGACGCAGGCGGCGTTCGCCCGGCGTGCGCAGCTGCTGCAGGACGCGGGCATCTCGGTGAACTTCGGCACCGTCGCCGACGTCACCGCCGATCCGTCCTCGTTCATCGCCGACCGTGTGCTCGGGACCGAGCCCGGCGGCGCGTCGGCCCGGGTGGCCGCCTCGGTGACCGGCGAACGCGGCACCGTCTTCAGCACGCTCAAGCACTTCCCAGGTCACGGCGAGACCGAGGCCGACTCGCACCACGCGGTCCCGGCCACCCCGGTCAGCAAGGCCGACTGGGGGACCCGCGACGCGCCGTCCTTCCAGGCCGGCATCTCCGCCGGCGCAGAGCTGGTCATGTTCGGACACCTCGCCTACACGCAGGTGGATGCGGCGCCCGCGTCGCTCTCGCCCGCCTGGCACCGCATCCTGACCGACGAACTCGGCTTCCACGGCGTCAGCATCACCGACGACCTGCGGATGCTGCAGGACACCGGGCTGCCGCAGTACCAGGACCCGGGGGAGAACGCGGTGCAGGCGATCGCCGCCGGCAACACCATGGTGCTCGACGTGCTGCCCGCGGGCGGCGACCCGGATGCGCTCATCGACGCCATCGTCGCGGCGGTGCAGCAGGGGCGCATCCCGGCTTCTCAGATCGACGCGGATGCGCTGAAACTCCTGGAACTGCGGCGCTCGCTCGCACCGAAAGAGTGA
- a CDS encoding YceI family protein yields the protein MYSNAGGQAARRQDLQGDTVTIEIPGYKAGTWTIDPSHSEVGFSIRHLMISKVKGVFENFDATFVTAENPLDSKVTAKADVASINTKDANRDAHLRTGDFFLADEHPTIDFVSTGVRHEDGEFLVDGDLTIKGVTKPVTFEFDFGGFGQDPYGNYKAGATAKTKIKREDFGLTYNAALETGGMLLGDDVTITLELQAVLAQD from the coding sequence ATGTACTCGAACGCGGGTGGACAGGCCGCCCGGCGTCAAGACTTACAAGGAGACACCGTGACCATCGAGATCCCCGGTTACAAGGCAGGCACGTGGACGATCGACCCCAGCCACAGCGAGGTCGGCTTCAGCATCCGCCACCTGATGATTAGCAAGGTGAAGGGCGTGTTCGAGAACTTCGACGCCACCTTCGTCACCGCTGAGAACCCGCTCGACTCCAAGGTCACCGCCAAGGCCGACGTCGCCTCCATCAACACCAAGGACGCGAACCGCGACGCGCACCTCCGCACCGGCGACTTCTTCCTCGCCGACGAGCACCCGACCATCGACTTCGTGTCGACCGGTGTGCGCCACGAGGACGGCGAGTTCCTCGTCGACGGCGACCTGACGATCAAGGGCGTCACCAAGCCGGTCACCTTCGAGTTCGACTTCGGCGGCTTCGGCCAGGACCCGTACGGCAACTACAAGGCCGGCGCGACCGCGAAGACCAAGATCAAGCGCGAGGACTTCGGCCTCACCTACAACGCGGCGCTCGAGACCGGCGGCATGCTGCTCGGCGACGACGTCACCATCACCCTGGAGCTGCAGGCCGTCCTCGCCCAGGACTGA
- a CDS encoding carbohydrate ABC transporter permease: protein MIEEGGAPEPPRRRRRRRASENAGDRGILSVFDGRRPGVKWSTRVIHAVLLVVLIVVGLGPLLWLAKSAITPTVDTLRTPMALFPHGVDWANLSTAWSTVHIDVQFVNTIWVAAGSWAAQIIVATTAGYALSVLRPAYGKVLYGLILTTLFVPSVVLLVPLYLTILNPPLLGQSLINTFWAVWLPAGASAFNVVLVKRFFDNLPREVFEAARTDGAGPFRLFWSIVLPMSKPILGVVSVFAIIAAWKDYLWPLLVLRDPALQPLSVRLPTLQAAIQLDVYLAALAISTLIPIALFLVFQGLFLRSAGLGGAVKG from the coding sequence GTGATCGAAGAGGGCGGCGCACCCGAGCCGCCTCGCCGGCGGCGCAGACGCCGCGCGTCCGAGAATGCGGGCGATCGCGGCATCCTCTCGGTGTTCGACGGGCGCCGGCCCGGGGTGAAGTGGAGCACCCGCGTCATACACGCAGTGCTGCTCGTGGTGCTCATCGTCGTCGGCCTCGGCCCGCTGCTATGGCTGGCCAAGTCGGCGATCACGCCGACGGTCGACACGCTCCGCACGCCCATGGCGCTGTTCCCGCACGGCGTGGACTGGGCCAACCTGTCCACAGCGTGGTCGACCGTCCACATCGATGTGCAGTTCGTCAATACGATCTGGGTCGCCGCCGGGTCGTGGGCCGCGCAGATCATCGTCGCGACGACCGCCGGGTACGCGCTGAGCGTGCTGCGACCCGCGTACGGGAAGGTGCTGTACGGCCTCATCCTCACGACGCTGTTCGTACCCTCGGTGGTGCTGCTCGTGCCGCTATACCTGACCATCCTCAACCCGCCGCTGCTCGGGCAGTCGCTGATCAACACGTTCTGGGCGGTGTGGCTGCCGGCCGGCGCCAGCGCCTTCAACGTGGTGCTGGTGAAGCGGTTCTTCGACAACCTGCCGCGCGAGGTGTTCGAGGCGGCGCGGACCGACGGCGCCGGACCCTTCCGGCTGTTCTGGTCGATCGTCCTGCCGATGTCGAAGCCGATCCTCGGCGTCGTCTCGGTGTTCGCGATCATCGCCGCCTGGAAGGACTACCTGTGGCCGCTGCTGGTGCTGCGCGACCCTGCGCTGCAGCCGCTGTCGGTCCGGCTCCCGACGCTGCAGGCGGCCATCCAACTGGATGTGTACCTGGCCGCGCTGGCGATCTCGACGCTCATCCCGATCGCGCTGTTCCTGGTGTTCCAGGGACTGTTCCTGCGCAGTGCGGGCCTCGGCGGAGCCGTGAAGGGATGA
- a CDS encoding FAD-binding oxidoreductase, whose protein sequence is MDYRNVGFWFDSIAEQEDGFRPRPGLASDAEADVVIVGAGLTGLWTAYYLQERDPSLRILLLEKEVAGFGASGRNGGWCSSLFPWSAAKLEKRYGFDAAVATRRAMVDTVDEVGRVAEAEGLDIDYVRGGTVTFARSRPQMDAARAEFEESERYGVDEVALWGTETVFGRFNVPHAVAATFTPACARIHPAKLVRGLARVVERRGATIAEGTEVLSWESGTVRARSGGSDRLVRAGIVVNATEGYGSQLPQVGRRILPLYSLMIATEPLPDATWDRIGIEHGQTFTDFRNLIVYGQRTADNRFAFGGRGARYHAGSAIRPEYDRSPRVRDHLVHTLFDLFPDAAGARITHHWGGPLGVPRDWHASVGYDRDAREAWAGGYVGDGLSTTNLAGRTLADLLTDTATDLTALPWVGHRSRQWEPEPLRFAGANAGLLAMESADLEESVTRRASVVARALGPLIGH, encoded by the coding sequence GTGGACTACCGCAACGTCGGGTTCTGGTTCGATTCGATCGCCGAGCAGGAGGACGGCTTCCGGCCGCGTCCCGGCCTCGCCTCCGACGCGGAGGCGGATGTCGTCATCGTCGGCGCCGGGCTGACCGGCCTGTGGACGGCGTACTACCTCCAGGAGCGCGACCCGTCCCTCCGCATCCTGCTGCTGGAGAAGGAGGTCGCCGGCTTCGGCGCCTCCGGCCGCAACGGCGGCTGGTGCTCGTCGCTGTTCCCCTGGTCGGCCGCCAAGCTGGAGAAGCGCTACGGCTTCGACGCCGCCGTGGCGACCCGCCGCGCGATGGTCGACACCGTGGACGAGGTCGGCCGGGTCGCCGAGGCGGAGGGCCTGGACATCGACTACGTGCGCGGCGGAACCGTCACGTTCGCCCGGTCGCGCCCCCAGATGGATGCCGCCCGCGCCGAGTTCGAGGAGTCGGAGCGCTACGGTGTCGACGAGGTGGCGCTGTGGGGCACCGAGACGGTGTTCGGTCGCTTCAACGTTCCGCATGCGGTGGCCGCGACGTTCACGCCGGCCTGCGCGCGCATCCACCCGGCCAAACTGGTGCGCGGCCTCGCCCGCGTCGTGGAGCGTCGAGGCGCCACCATCGCGGAGGGCACCGAGGTGCTCTCGTGGGAGAGCGGGACGGTGCGCGCCCGCTCCGGCGGTTCCGACCGGCTGGTCCGGGCGGGGATCGTGGTGAACGCCACCGAAGGGTACGGCTCGCAGCTGCCCCAGGTCGGGCGGCGCATCCTTCCGCTGTACTCGCTGATGATCGCGACCGAGCCGCTGCCCGACGCGACCTGGGACCGTATCGGCATCGAGCACGGCCAGACCTTCACCGACTTCCGCAACCTCATCGTCTACGGCCAGCGGACCGCCGACAACCGGTTCGCGTTCGGCGGCCGCGGTGCGCGGTACCACGCGGGCAGCGCCATCCGCCCCGAGTACGACCGGTCGCCGCGGGTGCGCGACCACCTCGTCCACACCCTGTTCGACCTGTTCCCGGATGCGGCCGGCGCGCGCATCACCCACCACTGGGGCGGCCCGCTCGGCGTTCCGCGCGACTGGCACGCCAGCGTCGGCTACGACCGGGATGCGCGCGAGGCGTGGGCGGGCGGCTACGTCGGCGACGGCCTGAGCACGACGAACCTGGCCGGCCGCACGCTCGCCGACCTGCTGACCGACACCGCGACCGACCTGACCGCGCTTCCGTGGGTCGGCCACCGCTCGCGGCAGTGGGAGCCGGAGCCGCTGCGCTTCGCGGGCGCGAACGCGGGTCTCCTCGCGATGGAGTCGGCCGACCTGGAGGAGTCCGTCACGCGCCGCGCCTCCGTCGTCGCCCGGGCCCTCGGCCCGCTGATCGGCCACTGA
- a CDS encoding extracellular solute-binding protein, with translation MKSPRTIAAVAAVTIAGAGLLAGCSSSGGESDGKVHITVASLIPGSDKAAFKAFDDRVKEFEKANPNVVVKSEEYQWTGPTFATQLAGGTLPDVFNVPFTDSQSLLQAGQLADITAEVKKLPYADKFNENVLAVAKSGDKIYGIPYGPYAMGLSYNREIFQKAGLDPDKPPTTWDEVRKDAKTISEKVPGVAGYMQMTQGNTGGWELTTTVYSRGGRMETTDGGKTKVTTNNPVTKEALQWLHDLRFQDNSVGSNFLLDWSGINQAFGAGQIAMYPSGSDVLTSLVQQNSVDPKNYGLTMLPVDAGNSDAGVLVGGNVAAVSPKSSQAEKEAAVKWIDFYYMQKLLNKDQAIADAKVLVKSNQPVGVPTLPVFDKATYDQNMEWIKDEVNVPQENVAPFTDKIFDATLVPEPNKHTQELYGALDSVVQAVLTDKNADIDALLTKVDGDIQKLVDADK, from the coding sequence ATGAAGTCACCACGCACGATCGCGGCGGTCGCCGCGGTCACGATCGCCGGAGCCGGGCTGCTGGCCGGATGCTCGTCATCCGGCGGTGAATCCGACGGCAAGGTCCACATCACCGTCGCCAGCCTCATCCCTGGCAGCGACAAGGCCGCTTTCAAGGCCTTCGACGACCGGGTCAAGGAGTTCGAGAAGGCCAACCCGAACGTCGTCGTCAAGTCCGAGGAGTACCAGTGGACGGGGCCCACGTTCGCGACGCAGCTCGCGGGCGGAACCCTCCCGGACGTCTTCAACGTGCCGTTCACCGACTCCCAGTCGCTGCTGCAGGCCGGTCAGCTGGCCGACATCACAGCGGAGGTGAAGAAGCTGCCGTACGCGGACAAGTTCAACGAGAACGTGCTCGCCGTGGCGAAGTCGGGCGACAAGATCTACGGGATCCCGTACGGTCCGTACGCGATGGGTCTCTCGTACAACCGCGAGATCTTCCAGAAGGCCGGCCTCGACCCCGACAAGCCGCCGACGACCTGGGACGAGGTCCGCAAGGACGCCAAGACCATCTCCGAGAAGGTTCCGGGCGTCGCCGGCTACATGCAGATGACGCAGGGCAACACCGGCGGCTGGGAACTCACCACCACGGTGTACTCGCGCGGAGGCCGGATGGAGACCACGGACGGCGGGAAGACGAAGGTCACCACCAACAATCCGGTCACCAAGGAGGCTCTGCAGTGGCTGCACGACCTCCGGTTCCAGGACAACTCGGTCGGAAGCAACTTCCTGCTCGACTGGAGCGGAATCAACCAGGCGTTCGGCGCCGGGCAGATCGCCATGTACCCGTCCGGCTCGGACGTGCTCACCTCGCTGGTCCAGCAGAACAGCGTGGACCCGAAGAACTACGGGCTGACAATGCTGCCGGTCGATGCGGGCAACAGCGACGCGGGCGTCCTCGTCGGCGGCAACGTGGCGGCGGTCAGCCCCAAGTCGTCGCAGGCGGAGAAGGAGGCCGCGGTCAAGTGGATCGACTTCTACTACATGCAGAAGCTGCTCAACAAGGACCAGGCCATCGCCGACGCCAAGGTGCTCGTGAAGTCGAACCAGCCGGTCGGTGTGCCCACGCTGCCGGTGTTCGACAAGGCCACCTACGACCAGAACATGGAGTGGATCAAGGATGAGGTGAACGTCCCGCAGGAGAACGTCGCGCCGTTCACCGACAAGATCTTCGACGCCACCCTCGTGCCCGAGCCGAACAAGCACACGCAGGAGCTCTACGGTGCGCTCGACTCGGTGGTCCAGGCGGTGCTGACGGATAAGAACGCCGACATCGACGCCCTGCTCACCAAGGTCGACGGCGACATCCAGAAGCTCGTCGACGCCGACAAATGA
- a CDS encoding sugar ABC transporter permease: MTTHDRPLSRPRRTPLTWVRGGGASTLLFLLPMLVIFGVFSWWPIVRSVVMSFQHTNLVSAPTWVGWDNFVQVVNDPLFWTAVGNTAWFALLALILGYPVPLIAAVLMSEVKRAKGLYSALAYLPVVVPPVVAVLLWKFFYDARPDGVFNTILGWVGIPPQPWIQSAAQAMPSLVVEATWAAAGGTIIIYLAAITGVAPELYDAAEVDGASIWQKVWHVTMPQLRSILLITLILQIIGTAQVFLEPFLFTGGGPVDSTVTILLLIYRYAFQNSLGGDYGAATALSLILAAFLAVLSLVYFRLTKSWSQN, encoded by the coding sequence ATGACGACTCACGACCGTCCGCTGAGCCGCCCCCGCCGCACACCCCTCACCTGGGTGCGCGGCGGGGGCGCCAGCACCTTGCTCTTCCTGCTGCCGATGCTGGTCATCTTCGGCGTCTTCTCGTGGTGGCCGATCGTGCGCAGCGTGGTGATGAGCTTCCAGCACACCAACCTGGTCAGCGCGCCCACCTGGGTCGGCTGGGACAACTTCGTCCAGGTGGTGAACGATCCGCTGTTCTGGACGGCGGTCGGCAACACCGCCTGGTTCGCCCTCCTCGCGCTGATCCTCGGGTACCCGGTGCCGCTGATCGCCGCCGTGCTGATGAGCGAGGTGAAGCGGGCGAAGGGGCTGTACAGCGCGCTCGCCTACCTGCCGGTCGTCGTGCCGCCGGTGGTCGCGGTGCTGCTGTGGAAGTTCTTCTACGATGCCCGGCCGGACGGCGTGTTCAACACGATCCTCGGCTGGGTGGGGATCCCGCCGCAGCCGTGGATCCAGTCGGCCGCCCAGGCGATGCCGTCACTGGTCGTCGAGGCGACCTGGGCGGCGGCGGGCGGGACGATCATCATCTACCTGGCCGCCATCACCGGCGTCGCGCCGGAGCTGTACGACGCGGCGGAGGTGGATGGCGCCAGCATCTGGCAGAAGGTGTGGCACGTGACCATGCCGCAGCTGCGCAGCATCCTGCTCATCACGCTCATCCTCCAGATCATCGGGACCGCGCAGGTGTTCCTCGAGCCGTTCCTCTTCACCGGGGGCGGACCGGTCGACTCGACAGTGACCATCCTGCTGCTCATCTACCGGTACGCGTTCCAGAACTCGCTCGGCGGCGACTACGGCGCGGCGACCGCCCTCAGCCTGATCCTCGCCGCGTTCCTCGCCGTGCTGTCGCTCGTGTACTTCCGCCTCACCAAGTCCTGGAGCCAGAATTGA